The Oncorhynchus masou masou isolate Uvic2021 chromosome 6, UVic_Omas_1.1, whole genome shotgun sequence genome has a window encoding:
- the LOC135542321 gene encoding vesicular inhibitory amino acid transporter-like, with product MAHLIRSKFQNKLSNAATSVSNKSTAKVSGMMARMGFQAATDEEGLGFAACDDLDYDHRQGLQMDIMKSDEMGGGDTGEGSGEGGGEDGMAAGDSHYQRDGTGPPLSASKASGLGEEEKSPKITAWEAGWNVTNAIQGMFVLGLPYAILHGGYLGLFLIIFAAVVCCYTGKILIACLYEEDEDGQLVRVRDSYVDIANACCQPRFPSLGGHIVNVAQIIELVMTCILYVVVSGNLMYNSFPTLPISQKSWAIMATAALLPCAFLKNLKSVSKFSLLCTIAHFVINILVIAYCLSRARDWAWDKVKFYIDVKKFPISIGIIVFSYTSQIFLPSLEGNMVKPSEFHCMMNWTHIAACVLKGLFALLAYLTWADATKEVITDNLPSTIRAVVNLFLVAKALLSYPLPFFAAVEVLEKSFFCERERTWFPDCYGGDGRLKAWGLTLRCTLVVFTLLMAIYVPHFALLMGLTGSLTGAGLCFLLPSLFHLKLLWRKLLWHHVFFDVAIFVIGGICAISGFIHSMEGLVEAYKYGIED from the exons ATGGCACATTTAATCCGAAGCAAATTTCAAAATAAACTGTCAAATGCGGCCACCTCCGTGTCGAATAAATCCACGGCGAAGGTGAGCGGCATGATGGCCAGGATGGGCTTCCAGGCCGCCACAGACGAGGAGGGACTGGGCTTCGCCGCATGCGATGATTTGGATTACGACCACCGGCAAGGACTGCAGATGGACATCATGAAATCGGATGAAATGGGTGGTGGTGACActggagaggggagcggagagggtggaggagaagatGGAATGGCGGCTGGGGACAGCCACTACCAGAGAGATGGCACCGGCCCTCCGCTCTCCGCTTCTAAAGCCTCAGGTctgggagaagaagaaaaatcacCGAAAATCACCGCGTGGGAAGCTGGCTGGAATGTCACGAATGCAATCCAG GGGATGTTCGTTCTGGGTTTACCATACGCCATTCTCCACGGGGGATACCTCGGACTGTTTCTCATTATTTTCGCCGCCGTGGTGTGTTGCTACACGGGGAAAATCCTCATCGCCTGCCTGTACGAGGAGGACGAAGACGGTCAGCTGGTGCGTGTAAGGGACTCATACGTGGACATTGCAAACGCCTGTTGTCAACCGAGGTTTCCATCTTTAGGTGGCCATATCGTGAATGTAGCCCAGATCATCGAGCTGGTGATGACGTGTATCTTGTACGTGGTTGTGAGCGGAAACCTGATGTACAACAGCTTTCCCACCCTCCCCATCTCACAGAAGTCCTGGGCCATCATGGCCACCGCCGCCTTGCTGCCCTGCGCCTTCCTGAAGAACCTCAAGTCCGTGTCAAAGTTCAGTTTGCTGTGCACTATCGCGCACTTCGTCATCAACATCCTTGTAATTGCCTACTGCCTCTCTAGAGCGCGCGACTGGGCCTGGGACAAAGTCAAATTCTACATCGATGTGAAGAAGTTCCCCATTTCTATTGGAATCATCGTGTTCAGTTACACGTCTCAGATTTTCCTTCCGTCACTCGAGGGGAACATGGTGAAGCCCAGTGAGTTCCACTGTATGATGAACTGGACCCACATCGCAGCATGCGTCCTCAAAGGCCTGTTCGCCCTTCTGGCTTACCTGACCTGGGCGGATGCCACCAAGGAGGTCATCACCGACAACCTGCCGTCAACCATCAGGGCTGTTGTGAACCTTTTCTTAGTGGCCAAAGCTTTACTGTCATACCCATTGCCATTCTTCGCTGCGGTTGAAGTATTGGAGAAATCATTTTTCTGTGAACGAGAACGCACATGGTTCCCAGATTGCTATGGAGGCGACGGAAGACTGAAAGCCTGGGGCCTCACTCTCAGATGCACCCTTGTGGTGTTCACGTTGCTCATGGCCATTTATGTACCGCATTTTGCTCTTCTCATGGGTCTGACCGGCAGCCTGACGGGCGCGGGGCTTTGCTTTCTGCTCCCCAGCCTCTTCCACCTCAAGCTACTATGGAGAAAGCTGCTATGGCACCACGTGTTCTTTGATGTCGCTATATTTGTAATAGGGGGCATATGCGCCATCTCTGGTTTCATCCACTCAATGGAGGGACTAGTAGAAGCTTACAAGTATGGCATAGAAGATTAG